A part of Parvimonas micra genomic DNA contains:
- a CDS encoding gluconeogenesis factor YvcK family protein, with the protein MVDDTRIVTIGGGTGSSTILKGLKKYFKDITAIVTVADDGGSSGMLRDDLGVIPPGDIRACLISLANTEKSMERLMKYRFKEGNLKGQSFGNLFLVAMADIYKDFILGIQETSNILAITGKVLPVTLDNIKLFAELENGEIIEGESNITALNLEDENSSRINRVFISPKYAKPLNEVVHEIYNSDVILIGPGSLYTSVIPNLLISEISEALTNTKAKICFILNVVNQSTETFDYKVTDHLNAIYKHCEGIKIDTIVVNNEIIPEDVDIKYKRKSASQLLLSDEEREYLKKLKIRVLEDSLISKSSGYSRHNEDKLARLILENF; encoded by the coding sequence ATGGTAGACGATACTAGAATTGTAACCATAGGAGGAGGAACTGGAAGTTCTACTATTCTTAAAGGTTTGAAAAAGTATTTTAAAGATATTACTGCAATTGTAACCGTAGCTGATGACGGTGGAAGTTCCGGAATGCTTAGAGATGATTTAGGTGTTATTCCACCGGGAGATATCAGAGCTTGTTTGATTTCTCTTGCAAATACTGAAAAATCAATGGAAAGATTGATGAAATATAGATTTAAAGAGGGAAATCTAAAGGGACAAAGTTTTGGTAATTTATTCTTAGTTGCAATGGCTGATATATATAAGGATTTTATTCTTGGAATACAAGAAACTTCAAATATTTTAGCAATAACCGGTAAAGTTTTACCTGTTACTTTGGATAATATAAAATTATTTGCAGAACTTGAAAACGGAGAAATAATTGAGGGTGAAAGTAATATAACAGCTTTAAATTTGGAAGATGAAAATAGCAGCAGAATAAATAGAGTTTTCATTTCTCCAAAATATGCTAAACCACTTAATGAAGTTGTACACGAAATTTATAATTCAGATGTAATTTTAATAGGTCCCGGAAGTTTATACACTTCTGTAATTCCTAATTTGTTAATTTCTGAAATAAGTGAAGCATTAACTAATACAAAGGCAAAAATTTGCTTTATTTTAAATGTTGTTAATCAATCAACAGAAACCTTCGATTATAAGGTTACTGATCATTTAAACGCAATTTATAAGCATTGTGAAGGAATTAAAATTGATACAATTGTTGTAAATAATGAAATAATTCCAGAAGATGTAGATATAAAATATAAAAGAAAAAGTGCAAGTCAACTGTTACTAAGTGATGAAGAAAGAGAATATTTAAAAAAATTAAAAATAAGAGTTTTAGAGGATAGTTTAATTAGTAAATCTTCAGGATACTCAAGACATAATGAAGATAAACTTGCAAGATTAATTTTAGAAAATTTTTAA
- the rapZ gene encoding RNase adapter RapZ, translated as MEAVIITGMSGAGKTLALNHFEDMGYYCMENLPPKFIVDFVELINNSTKSIEKLAIVIDVRARFFEDLSETIQNLKKMDCELKVLFLDASNRTLINRYKELRRPHPVNPNGALSDSIELERELLNDIKDKSDIIIDTTRLSAISFKNKLNSIFFNGNKKDLVINIESFGFKNGILVEADLVFDVRFLPNPYYIEELKELNGKDDEIQNYVMGFDDSKIFLNKVVDLLEFLIPKYKAEGKNMLTIGVGCTGGKHRSVCLAEKIYSELKKEHSNVNISHRDERLW; from the coding sequence ATGGAAGCAGTTATAATTACAGGAATGAGTGGAGCAGGGAAGACATTGGCATTAAACCATTTTGAAGATATGGGCTATTATTGTATGGAAAATCTTCCCCCAAAATTTATTGTAGATTTTGTCGAATTAATAAATAATTCTACAAAGTCTATTGAAAAGTTGGCTATAGTTATTGACGTTAGAGCTAGGTTTTTTGAAGACTTATCAGAAACAATTCAAAATTTGAAAAAAATGGATTGTGAACTTAAAGTCTTATTTTTAGATGCAAGTAATAGAACTCTTATTAATAGATACAAGGAATTAAGACGTCCTCATCCTGTAAACCCGAATGGTGCACTTTCAGATTCCATAGAGCTAGAAAGGGAATTACTTAATGATATAAAAGATAAATCTGATATTATCATAGATACTACAAGACTTTCTGCTATAAGTTTTAAAAATAAATTGAATTCAATTTTTTTCAATGGTAATAAAAAAGATTTAGTTATAAATATAGAATCATTTGGATTTAAAAATGGAATTTTGGTTGAAGCTGATTTAGTTTTTGACGTTAGATTTTTACCTAATCCATATTATATTGAAGAACTAAAAGAACTTAATGGAAAAGATGATGAAATTCAAAATTATGTTATGGGTTTTGATGACTCAAAGATATTTTTAAATAAGGTTGTTGATTTATTGGAGTTCTTAATACCTAAATATAAGGCTGAAGGAAAAAATATGCTTACTATTGGAGTTGGATGTACAGGCGGAAAGCATCGTTCTGTTTGTTTAGCTGAAAAAATTTATTCAGAACTTAAAAAAGAACATTCTAATGTTAATATTTCTCACAGGGATGAAAGACTATGGTAG
- the murB gene encoding UDP-N-acetylmuramate dehydrogenase translates to MLFSKLNCIVRYDEPLKNHTTFKIGGNCIALIEPREVSDIVETIKICRENSIKFFVIGNGSNLLVPDEGYNGVIIKLKSEFSTIQVKDEYLIVNSGAKLSEVYTVAYENSLTGFEFASGIPGTIGGAIYMNAGAYGGEMKDIVESVEVLDLDNFELRELKNEELEFSYRKSIIQRKNYIVTTIKLKLQKGNKEEINAVYEDLRERRNSKQPLNFGSAGSTFKRPEGHFASKLIEDAGLKGYHINDAWVSEKHSGFVVNKGNASYKEVMELIEYVQKVVFEKFGVKLETEVRILKD, encoded by the coding sequence ATGTTATTTAGTAAATTGAATTGTATTGTAAGATATGACGAACCTTTAAAAAATCATACTACATTCAAAATTGGTGGAAATTGTATAGCTTTAATTGAACCAAGAGAAGTTTCCGATATAGTTGAAACTATAAAAATATGTAGAGAAAATAGTATTAAATTTTTTGTAATTGGAAATGGATCAAATTTACTTGTTCCGGATGAAGGCTATAATGGAGTTATAATAAAATTAAAGAGTGAATTTTCAACAATACAAGTTAAGGACGAATATTTAATAGTAAATTCTGGTGCAAAATTATCAGAAGTTTATACTGTAGCTTATGAAAATTCTTTAACAGGATTTGAATTCGCTTCAGGAATTCCTGGAACAATAGGTGGAGCAATCTATATGAATGCAGGAGCCTATGGTGGGGAAATGAAAGATATAGTTGAATCTGTTGAAGTTTTGGACTTAGATAATTTTGAATTAAGAGAATTAAAAAATGAAGAGCTTGAATTTTCTTATAGAAAAAGCATAATTCAAAGGAAAAACTATATTGTAACTACTATTAAGTTGAAATTACAAAAAGGAAATAAAGAAGAAATAAATGCGGTTTATGAAGATTTAAGAGAAAGAAGAAATTCAAAACAACCTTTGAACTTCGGTTCTGCGGGAAGTACATTTAAAAGACCTGAAGGACATTTTGCTTCAAAATTAATCGAAGATGCTGGACTTAAGGGATATCATATAAATGATGCTTGGGTTTCCGAAAAACATTCAGGCTTTGTTGTTAATAAAGGAAATGCAAGTTATAAAGAGGTTATGGAGCTTATTGAATATGTTCAAAAAGTTGTTTTTGAAAAATTTGGAGTTAAGTTGGAAACGGAAGTAAGAATTTTAAAGGATTAG
- the hprK gene encoding HPr(Ser) kinase/phosphatase has protein sequence MKKSVLLKDLVEKLGFEIVYKSDDYDKIEIDINEVNRPGLQLSGFFDTFSYKRIQIIGLPEHEYYNKYLPFDERRNIFDKFFSYPIPALIYSYGINIPYEVYSLAKKHNRTILRVDYGTTKLISKLNVFLEFALSEEIRIHGGLLEVFGMGILIIGKSSIGKSETALELIARGHRLVADDAVDIRKIDNKLYGESPENIRHFLEIRGLGILDIQRLYGVGAVKKSTEIDFVIELENWIDNKEYDRLGLDDKYKSILGLELPYIVIPVKPGRNIALIVEVAARNMRQKMYGYNAAEELNKRIMEEIKNKSN, from the coding sequence ATGAAAAAAAGTGTTCTATTGAAAGACTTAGTTGAAAAACTTGGATTTGAGATTGTTTATAAAAGCGATGATTATGATAAAATAGAAATAGATATTAATGAAGTTAATAGACCTGGTCTTCAACTAAGTGGTTTTTTTGATACTTTTTCATATAAAAGAATTCAAATAATTGGACTTCCGGAGCATGAATATTATAACAAATATTTGCCCTTTGATGAAAGAAGAAATATTTTTGATAAGTTCTTTTCATATCCTATTCCTGCCTTAATTTATAGTTATGGAATTAATATACCTTACGAAGTTTATTCTTTGGCAAAAAAACATAATAGAACAATTTTAAGAGTAGATTATGGAACTACAAAACTTATTTCTAAGCTGAATGTGTTTTTGGAATTTGCTCTAAGCGAAGAAATTAGAATTCACGGTGGATTACTTGAAGTATTTGGTATGGGAATTTTAATAATTGGAAAAAGTAGTATAGGAAAAAGTGAAACTGCTTTGGAACTTATCGCCCGTGGACATAGATTAGTAGCAGATGATGCTGTCGATATAAGAAAAATAGATAATAAACTCTATGGAGAATCTCCTGAAAATATTCGACATTTTTTAGAGATTAGAGGGCTTGGAATTTTAGATATCCAAAGATTATATGGTGTTGGGGCAGTAAAAAAATCTACTGAAATAGATTTTGTAATTGAACTTGAAAATTGGATAGATAACAAAGAATATGATAGATTAGGTCTTGATGATAAATACAAAAGCATATTAGGTCTTGAACTTCCATATATTGTAATTCCTGTAAAACCGGGTAGAAATATAGCACTGATTGTTGAAGTTGCAGCAAGAAATATGCGTCAAAAAATGTATGGATATAATGCTGCAGAGGAATTAAATAAAAGAATAATGGAAGAAATAAAAAATAAATCAAATTAG
- the uvrC gene encoding excinuclease ABC subunit UvrC, whose translation MQGNLKEFDINYELKKLPDLPGVYIMYDKDDKIIYVGKSVSLKNRVRSYFTTNHKYKKVQAMVEHIHRFEYIIVNNETESLVLEANLIKKNRPKYNINLKDDKQYPYIKITNEKFPKILKVRDIKEDKAQYFGPFPTISDLEKLMELSILIYNIRDCKLNFDKGKFLQRPCMSYYLGRCSAPCTQNIDRENYNNDVKRVIKFLSGDTTEIKEILLNRMKQSSAKEEYELAMKYRDFLSEIDYLFTKQIFNIKKFKEYHLISYAYAENILVVAIFIVNDGLVVDRKHFIVENILDLEVEELFSNVIRQFYISHHNKVKEVYIDYSDEKFLNEISLFLANIFSEKSISVKNPKKGVKFDQMKILQKNANEILTKHIFDNKNINVKYLQAINYLKNILDIDNLDRIECYDISNISGDFNVGSMVVYKNGFKSSKDYRKFKIKTVVGQDDYSSHREMLTRRFNRFLDEKINSAGSSFSEKPDLILMDGGKGHVNVAKEVLLEKNLDVPVIGLVKNDKHRTKGIIFEDNYIELDINTNIYRFLFDIQEEVHRFAINYHRSLQNKKLQNSVLDEIKGVGEIKKIKLLSHFGSISSIKKASVEELLMVDKMDKKTAKNIFEFFNNEG comes from the coding sequence ATGCAAGGAAATTTAAAAGAATTTGATATAAATTACGAATTAAAAAAGCTACCCGATTTACCGGGAGTTTATATAATGTATGATAAGGATGATAAGATTATCTATGTTGGAAAGTCTGTATCTTTAAAAAATAGAGTTAGGTCATATTTTACTACTAATCACAAATACAAAAAGGTTCAAGCTATGGTAGAACATATCCATAGATTTGAATATATAATTGTAAACAATGAAACTGAAAGTTTAGTTTTAGAAGCAAATTTAATTAAAAAGAATAGACCTAAGTATAATATAAATTTAAAGGACGACAAACAATATCCTTATATAAAAATCACAAATGAAAAATTTCCTAAAATTTTAAAAGTTAGAGATATTAAGGAAGATAAGGCTCAATATTTTGGGCCTTTTCCTACAATTTCAGACTTAGAAAAATTGATGGAATTATCTATATTGATTTACAATATAAGAGATTGTAAGTTGAATTTTGACAAGGGTAAATTTTTACAAAGACCTTGTATGAGCTATTATTTGGGAAGATGCTCAGCACCATGTACTCAAAATATAGATAGAGAAAATTATAATAATGATGTTAAAAGAGTTATTAAGTTTCTTTCAGGAGATACAACTGAGATAAAAGAAATTTTACTAAATAGAATGAAACAGTCATCAGCTAAAGAAGAATATGAACTTGCGATGAAATATAGAGATTTCTTAAGTGAAATTGATTATTTATTTACTAAGCAGATTTTTAATATCAAGAAATTTAAGGAATATCATTTGATTTCTTATGCTTATGCTGAGAATATTTTGGTTGTTGCAATTTTTATTGTAAATGATGGACTTGTAGTTGATAGAAAACATTTCATTGTTGAAAATATTTTGGACTTGGAAGTTGAAGAGCTATTCTCAAATGTTATAAGGCAATTTTACATAAGTCATCATAACAAGGTTAAAGAAGTATATATTGATTATTCGGATGAAAAATTTTTAAATGAAATTTCATTATTCTTAGCAAATATTTTTTCTGAAAAATCTATTTCTGTAAAAAATCCTAAAAAAGGTGTTAAATTTGATCAAATGAAAATTTTGCAAAAGAATGCAAATGAAATTTTAACAAAACATATTTTTGATAATAAAAATATAAATGTAAAATACTTGCAAGCTATTAATTATCTAAAAAATATTTTGGATATTGACAATCTAGATAGAATAGAATGTTATGATATTTCAAATATTTCAGGTGATTTTAATGTTGGGAGTATGGTAGTTTATAAAAATGGTTTTAAAAGCTCAAAAGATTATCGAAAATTTAAAATAAAAACAGTTGTAGGGCAAGATGACTATTCAAGCCATAGAGAGATGCTTACAAGAAGATTTAATAGATTTTTAGATGAAAAAATAAATTCTGCTGGAAGCAGTTTTTCAGAAAAGCCGGACTTAATTTTAATGGATGGTGGAAAGGGACATGTTAATGTAGCAAAAGAAGTTCTTTTGGAAAAGAACTTGGATGTTCCTGTTATTGGACTTGTAAAAAATGACAAACATAGAACTAAAGGAATAATTTTTGAAGACAATTATATCGAATTAGATATAAATACAAATATATATAGATTTTTATTTGACATACAAGAAGAAGTTCATAGATTTGCTATTAACTATCATAGAAGTTTACAGAATAAAAAATTACAAAATTCTGTTCTTGATGAGATAAAAGGTGTTGGAGAAATTAAAAAGATTAAACTATTATCTCATTTTGGAAGCATTTCTTCGATAAAAAAAGCAAGTGTTGAAGAACTTCTTATGGTTGATAAAATGGATAAAAAAACAGCTAAAAATATTTTTGAATTTTTTAATAATGAGGGATAA